From Mycolicibacterium nivoides, a single genomic window includes:
- a CDS encoding thioesterase family protein, which translates to MIGCHYHRLGTDGEYQLFESTADTRSNWDPAIQHGSPPLALLTKAIEELAAGTGLRIGRLTLDILGAIPVAPVRVRAWVDRPGSRISMVVSEMEAARPDGTWRAVARVTAWLLAPSDTSDVVTDRFPPLVEGEAAGVAHNWEGAPGYLESVSWRRQNATDGESAVAWMSPLTPVVDDEETTALQRLALVVDSANGIGAALDPEKFVFMNTDTAVHLHRLPEGSDFAVRARGSIGPDGIGVTTAEIFDRQGFIGTSAQTLLVMRVP; encoded by the coding sequence ATGATCGGGTGTCATTACCATCGGCTCGGTACCGATGGTGAGTACCAGCTGTTCGAGTCCACCGCCGATACCCGGAGCAACTGGGACCCGGCCATTCAGCACGGCTCACCGCCGCTGGCGCTGTTGACCAAGGCGATCGAAGAGTTGGCCGCCGGTACGGGCCTGCGGATCGGACGGTTGACGCTGGATATCCTGGGCGCGATTCCGGTTGCGCCGGTGCGGGTTCGGGCCTGGGTGGACCGGCCGGGGTCACGGATCTCGATGGTCGTCTCCGAGATGGAGGCGGCCCGACCCGACGGCACCTGGCGCGCGGTGGCGCGGGTCACCGCCTGGCTGCTGGCTCCCAGCGACACCAGCGACGTGGTCACCGATCGCTTCCCGCCATTGGTGGAGGGCGAGGCGGCAGGCGTGGCGCACAACTGGGAAGGCGCGCCGGGCTATCTGGAAAGCGTGTCGTGGCGTCGGCAGAACGCGACCGACGGTGAGTCGGCGGTGGCCTGGATGAGTCCGTTGACGCCCGTGGTCGACGACGAGGAGACGACGGCCCTGCAGCGCCTGGCGCTGGTGGTGGATTCGGCGAACGGCATTGGCGCGGCGCTCGATCCGGAAAAGTTCGTGTTCATGAACACCGATACCGCGGTGCATCTGCACCGGCTTCCGGAAGGGTCGGACTTCGCGGTTCGGGCCCGTGGGTCCATCGGACCGGACGGCATCGGCGTGACGACGGCGGAAATCTTTGACCGCCAAGGGTTTATCGGGACCTCGGCCCAGACCCTGCTGGTAATGCGGGTGCCATGA
- a CDS encoding RecB family exonuclease, with translation MNEEPAPTPRRPALSPSRAGDFKQCPLLYRFRAIDRLPEPRSTAQLRGSLVHAALEQLYGLPAAERVHDTALTLVEPAWEQVVAAEPELADTEYPATLLAEARALLSGYYRLEDPTRFDPQCCEHRLEVELTDGTLLRGFVDRIDVAPSGELRVVDYKTGKAPPEARAQAEFKAMFQMKFYAVALLRSRGVMPSRLRLLYLADGQVLDYSPEHDELLRFERTLMAIWKAIQAAGATGDFRPNPSRLCSWCAHQSLCPAFGGTPPPYPGWPESGAA, from the coding sequence GTGAATGAGGAACCGGCTCCGACGCCGCGCCGCCCGGCGCTGTCGCCGTCACGGGCCGGCGATTTCAAGCAGTGCCCCCTGCTCTACCGGTTCCGCGCCATCGACCGGCTCCCCGAGCCCCGGTCCACCGCCCAACTGCGCGGTTCCCTGGTGCACGCCGCGTTGGAGCAGCTCTACGGCCTGCCTGCGGCCGAACGGGTGCATGACACGGCGCTGACGCTGGTCGAGCCGGCGTGGGAGCAGGTGGTGGCCGCCGAGCCAGAGCTGGCCGATACCGAATATCCGGCCACGTTGCTCGCCGAGGCCAGGGCGCTGTTGTCGGGGTACTACCGCCTGGAGGATCCGACCCGGTTCGATCCCCAGTGCTGCGAGCACCGCCTCGAGGTCGAGCTGACCGACGGCACGCTGTTGCGCGGATTCGTCGACCGGATCGATGTCGCACCGTCGGGCGAGTTGCGCGTCGTCGACTACAAGACCGGTAAGGCCCCGCCCGAGGCGCGGGCGCAGGCCGAGTTCAAGGCGATGTTCCAGATGAAGTTCTATGCCGTGGCGTTGCTGCGCTCGCGTGGGGTGATGCCGTCCCGGCTTCGGCTGTTGTATCTGGCCGATGGTCAGGTGCTCGACTACTCCCCCGAGCATGACGAGCTGCTGCGGTTCGAGCGCACGCTGATGGCGATCTGGAAGGCCATCCAGGCGGCCGGCGCCACCGGCGATTTCCGGCCCAATCCGTCGCGGTTGTGCTCGTGGTGTGCACATCAGAGTTTGTGTCCGGCGTTCGGCGGCACCCCGCCGCCGTATCCCGGGTGGCCAGAATCAGGAGCTGCATGA
- a CDS encoding tRNA (adenine-N1)-methyltransferase, protein MAAKRPTGPFAVGDRVQLTDAKGRRYTMVLNPGGEFHTHRGIIAFDNVIGLPEGSVVKSTNGDQFLVLRPLLVDYVMSMPRGAQVIYPKDAAQIVHEGDIFPGARVLEAGAGSGALTCSLLRAVGPEGRVTSYEIRDDHAPTAEKNVITFFGERPENWDLVIADLADYEGPEMDRVVLDMLAPWEVLPAVSKALVAGGVLMVYVATVTQLSRVVEALREQQCWTEPRAWESMQRGWHVVGLAVRPEHNMRGHTAFLVSARKLAPGAVAPVPLRKKRQLAVESAVESESGA, encoded by the coding sequence GTGGCAGCGAAGAGACCGACCGGACCGTTCGCCGTTGGCGACCGGGTGCAACTCACCGACGCCAAGGGCCGGCGCTACACGATGGTGCTCAACCCGGGCGGCGAGTTCCACACCCATCGCGGCATCATCGCCTTCGACAATGTGATCGGGCTGCCGGAAGGCAGCGTGGTCAAATCCACCAACGGCGACCAGTTCCTCGTGCTGCGACCGCTCCTGGTCGACTACGTGATGTCGATGCCCCGCGGGGCGCAGGTGATCTACCCGAAAGACGCCGCGCAGATCGTGCACGAGGGCGACATCTTCCCGGGCGCGCGAGTGCTGGAGGCCGGCGCCGGCTCCGGCGCGCTGACCTGCTCGCTGCTGCGGGCGGTGGGCCCGGAGGGCCGGGTGACGTCCTATGAGATCCGTGACGATCACGCCCCGACCGCCGAGAAGAACGTGATCACGTTCTTCGGTGAGCGCCCGGAGAACTGGGACCTGGTGATCGCCGACCTCGCCGACTACGAAGGTCCGGAGATGGACCGCGTGGTCCTGGACATGCTGGCGCCCTGGGAGGTGCTGCCCGCCGTCTCCAAGGCGCTGGTGGCCGGTGGTGTGCTGATGGTCTACGTCGCCACCGTCACCCAGCTGTCGCGCGTCGTCGAGGCGCTTCGCGAGCAGCAGTGCTGGACCGAACCGCGGGCCTGGGAAAGCATGCAGCGGGGTTGGCATGTGGTGGGGCTGGCGGTACGGCCGGAACACAACATGCGCGGCCACACCGCCTTTCTGGTCAGCGCGCGCAAATTGGCGCCGGGCGCGGTGGCGCCGGTCCCGCTGCGCAAGAAACGTCAGCTCGCCGTCGAGTCCGCCGTCGAGTCCGAGTCGGGGGCCTGA
- a CDS encoding DUF503 domain-containing protein, whose translation MWIGWLEFDLLLGDVHSLKQKRSVIRPVIAELHRKLAVSAAESGTQDLHRRAGIGIALVAADRAHVVEVLDAAERMVAGRPELELLSARRGLHHSDD comes from the coding sequence ATGTGGATCGGCTGGTTGGAGTTCGACCTGCTGCTCGGTGATGTGCACTCGCTCAAGCAGAAACGCTCCGTGATCCGGCCGGTGATCGCCGAACTGCACCGCAAGCTCGCGGTGTCGGCGGCCGAATCAGGCACACAGGATCTACATCGCCGCGCCGGCATCGGCATCGCTCTGGTCGCCGCCGACCGCGCGCACGTGGTCGAGGTCCTCGACGCCGCCGAACGGATGGTCGCGGGCCGCCCCGAACTCGAACTGCTCTCCGCCCGGCGGGGCTTGCACCACAGCGACGACTAG
- the arc gene encoding proteasome ATPase, protein MSESERSEGHAESFSAGYSQPMSSDDAAELESLRREAAVLREQLENAVGPQSGLRSARDVHQLEARIDSLASRNAKLMDTLKEARQQLLALREEVDRLGQPPSGYGVLLGTHEDDTVDVFTSGRKMRLTCSPNIETASLKQGQTVRLNEALTVVEAGHFEAVGEISTLREILADGHRALVVGHADEERIVWLAEPLIAVEDLPEDSEAALDDDRPRKLRPGDSLLVDTKAGYAFERIPKAEVEDLVLEEVPDVSYNDIGGLGRQIEQIRDAVELPFLHKELYREYSLRPPKGVLLYGPPGCGKTLIAKAVANSLAKKMAEVRGDDAREAKSYFLNIKGPELLNKFVGETERHIRLIFQRAREKASEGTPVIVFFDEMDSIFRTRGTGVSSDVETTVVPQLLSEIDGVEGLENVIVIGASNREDMIDPAILRPGRLDVKIKIERPDAESAQDIFSKYLTEALPVHADDLAEFGGDRTLTIKTMIEKVVDRMYAEIDDNRFLEVTYANGDKEVMYFKDFNSGAMIQNVVDRAKKNAIKSVLETGQPGLRIQHLLDSIVDEFAENEDLPNTTNPDDWARISGKKGERIVYIRTLVTGKSSSASRAIDTESNLGQYL, encoded by the coding sequence ATGAGTGAGTCAGAGCGTTCGGAGGGTCACGCCGAGAGTTTCTCGGCGGGCTACTCGCAGCCCATGTCCAGCGATGATGCCGCCGAGCTGGAATCGCTGCGCCGTGAGGCCGCGGTTCTGCGTGAGCAGTTGGAGAATGCGGTAGGGCCACAGAGCGGACTGCGCAGTGCCCGCGACGTTCACCAGCTTGAGGCGCGGATCGACTCGCTCGCGTCGCGCAACGCCAAGCTCATGGACACCCTGAAGGAAGCCCGTCAGCAGCTGCTCGCCCTGCGCGAGGAGGTCGACCGGCTGGGTCAGCCGCCCAGCGGGTACGGCGTGCTGCTGGGTACCCACGAGGACGACACCGTCGACGTGTTCACCTCGGGCCGCAAGATGCGACTCACCTGCTCCCCGAACATCGAGACCGCGTCGCTCAAGCAGGGCCAGACGGTCCGGCTCAACGAGGCGCTCACCGTGGTCGAGGCCGGCCACTTCGAGGCGGTCGGCGAGATCAGCACGCTGCGCGAAATCCTGGCCGACGGCCACCGCGCACTGGTGGTCGGGCATGCCGACGAGGAGCGCATCGTCTGGCTGGCCGAGCCCCTGATCGCCGTCGAGGACCTGCCCGAGGACTCCGAGGCGGCGCTCGACGACGACCGGCCGCGCAAGCTGCGTCCCGGAGACTCACTGCTGGTCGACACCAAGGCCGGATACGCCTTCGAGCGCATCCCCAAGGCCGAGGTCGAGGATCTGGTGCTCGAAGAGGTGCCCGATGTCAGCTACAACGACATCGGTGGCCTGGGCCGCCAGATCGAGCAGATCCGCGACGCCGTCGAGCTGCCCTTCCTGCACAAGGAGCTCTACCGCGAGTACTCGCTGCGGCCGCCCAAGGGCGTGCTGCTCTACGGCCCGCCCGGTTGCGGTAAGACGCTGATCGCCAAGGCCGTGGCGAACTCGCTGGCCAAGAAGATGGCCGAGGTTCGTGGTGACGACGCCCGTGAGGCGAAGAGCTACTTCCTCAACATCAAGGGCCCCGAGCTGCTGAACAAGTTCGTCGGTGAGACCGAGCGTCACATCCGGCTGATCTTCCAGCGCGCCCGTGAGAAGGCGTCCGAGGGCACCCCGGTGATCGTGTTCTTCGACGAGATGGACTCGATCTTCCGTACCCGTGGCACCGGCGTCAGCTCCGACGTGGAGACAACTGTTGTGCCGCAGCTGCTTTCGGAGATCGACGGTGTCGAAGGCCTGGAGAACGTCATCGTCATCGGCGCCTCCAACCGCGAGGACATGATCGACCCGGCGATCCTGCGGCCCGGCCGCCTGGACGTCAAGATCAAGATCGAGCGGCCCGACGCCGAGTCGGCACAGGACATCTTCTCGAAGTACCTGACCGAGGCACTGCCGGTGCACGCCGACGATCTCGCCGAGTTCGGCGGCGACCGGACGCTGACGATCAAGACCATGATCGAGAAGGTCGTGGACCGGATGTACGCGGAGATCGACGACAACCGGTTCCTGGAGGTCACCTACGCCAACGGTGACAAGGAAGTCATGTACTTCAAGGACTTCAACTCCGGCGCCATGATCCAGAACGTCGTCGACCGGGCGAAGAAGAACGCGATCAAGAGCGTGCTGGAGACCGGTCAGCCCGGTCTGCGAATCCAGCACCTGCTGGATTCGATCGTCGATGAGTTCGCCGAGAACGAGGACCTGCCCAACACCACCAATCCCGATGACTGGGCGCGGATCTCGGGCAAGAAGGGCGAGCGGATCGTCTACATCCGTACGCTCGTCACCGGCAAGAGCTCGTCGGCCAGCAGGGCGATTGACACCGAGTCGAACCTCGGGCAGTACCTGTAG